The window GTCTACACCGAGGGATGTCACCTCTTGTGCCATGACGACGTGATTGGCAGTCGGCGTCTCAGCTACATCTTGTATCTGACGGACCCGGACACGCCCTGGCAAGCCGAATGGGGCGGTGCGCTGCGCCTGTACCCGACCAAAACCGAGAAGGatgccaagggcgaggatgtgaagatcCCCAGCCCAGACTTTAGTCTGTCAATCCCGCCTGCCTTCAACCAGCTCAGCTTTTTCACCGTCCAGCCTGGTGAGAGTTTCCAtgatgtcgaggaagtctATCACGCCCGCGAAGGCGATgacaagaccaagaaacGAGTGCGCATGGCCATCAGTGGGTGGTTCCACATTCCccaagaaggcgaggatggatACGAAGAAGgcttggaggagaagctcgCCGAGCGAAGCAGTCTTGCGCAGCTCCAGGGCCGCGGCGACATCTACGATCTGCCCCAGGAGCAGCCGGTTTCCTGGGAGGAGCCGGAGGTGGAAGGTAAAGGAAAGGGCAAAGTGGAGGAGCAAGCAGAGGGCAGTGAATTCACCGAAACCGATCTGAACTTCCTACTACAGTACATTGCGCCGTCGTACCTGACCCCAGACATCGCTGAGGAGATGTCAGATGCGTTCTCCAACGAGTCTTCGCTCAGTCTGGAGCATTTCCTGTCTGAGAAATATGCTGCGCGCATGCGTGCATACATCGAGGATCAGGAGCAAAAGACTCTTCCTGGATCGTCGGACGAGATCCACGCGCAGACCGGATGGACCGTTGCTCGGCCGCCGCATAAACACCGGTACCTCTACCAGCAGCCATcggccgagaagaaagacaaccCATTCCAGGAGTTGTTGAACGTTGTGTTTCCATCCCAGGCCTTTCGCAAGTGGCTAGCACTCATCACGGGCGTGGATCATCTCACTAGCCACAACATGCTTGCCCGACGTTTCCGGCGAGGCGCAGACTACACGCTCGCCAGCGGGTATGACGGCGAGGCACCACGGCTGGAGTTCACACTCTGCCTCGCACCGGCCCCGGGTTGGGAGAAGcaagacgaggaagaagcggatggagagaagaaggagaatggCGAATCTGGGTCCTCTTCCGCCAAGGCAAACCCCAAGAAAGCCAACGGCGAGTCATCTTCTACTGAGGACCCCGCCGTTGGCGGCTACGAGATTTACATGgctggcgatgacgaggaggaagatgagcccgaagaagaggacgcCGAGAACGCGGACCAAGTTCTCAAGCCGAAGTCCAAGAAATCCAAGGCTGATCCGGCGATCTACCGGTCGGCAGAtgcggatgaggatgatggtaTCCTCTTCAGCACGCAGGCAGGGTGGAATCGGTTGAGCATCGTTCTGCGGGATCGCGGCACGCTTCGGTTTGTCAAGTACGTGAGTGCGGCAGCTCAGGGGGATCGGTGGGATATTACTGGTGAGATTGATGTTGagtttgaggatgatgacgatgaggagcaggaggaggaggaggatgatgatgatgatgatgatgatgatgatgatgaaggcgaGGGTTTTGAAGatgagggtgatgatgatgagtAGACGTATATTGCTCTATCCACCATCTGATGATTTCTAGTATATGAGCCTGAGTTTATCTAGATATG of the Penicillium psychrofluorescens genome assembly, chromosome: 1 genome contains:
- a CDS encoding uncharacterized protein (ID:PFLUO_001408-T1.cds;~source:funannotate); protein product: MKRKTDQRGSLDGNALPDSKKRALSSEEAASRFRDGLFDTAEQKKYTDAYTTSSPYLHGVMCPLIEPTLLRSVREEIQEHLSFTEKETDIYKIFQSGDLANLDGLDDASLSRLPSLLKLRDAMYSGRFREYLSSVTRSGPLSGRKTDMAINVYTEGCHLLCHDDVIGSRRLSYILYLTDPDTPWQAEWGGALRLYPTKTEKDAKGEDVKIPSPDFSLSIPPAFNQLSFFTVQPGESFHDVEEVYHAREGDDKTKKRVRMAISGWFHIPQEGEDGYEEGLEEKLAERSSLAQLQGRGDIYDLPQEQPVSWEEPEVEGKGKGKVEEQAEGSEFTETDLNFLLQYIAPSYLTPDIAEEMSDAFSNESSLSLEHFLSEKYAARMRAYIEDQEQKTLPGSSDEIHAQTGWTVARPPHKHRYLYQQPSAEKKDNPFQELLNVVFPSQAFRKWLALITGVDHLTSHNMLARRFRRGADYTLASGYDGEAPRLEFTLCLAPAPGWEKQDEEEADGEKKENGESGSSSAKANPKKANGESSSTEDPAVGGYEIYMAGDDEEEDEPEEEDAENADQVLKPKSKKSKADPAIYRSADADEDDGILFSTQAGWNRLSIVLRDRGTLRFVKYVSAAAQGDRWDITGEIDVEFEDDDDEEQEEEEDDDDDDDDDDDEGEGFEDEGDDDE